A genomic window from Sanguibacter antarcticus includes:
- a CDS encoding COX15/CtaA family protein has product MSTLPTPTAQTARSSRRSWAAIVQRWTRPAIIANLVGQIAIVGTGGAVRLTGSGLGCSTWPLCEPGEFTPSFHDASSIHPFIEFGNRTLTGVLGVLAIAVAILVWTNRSRSMSYRLLGLAPLVGVVVQAVIGGITVLVDLHPAIVGGHLLISMALVAVSAILLDRAAEGDGPRVPLVAPRVRRLTWLLELALVPVLVLGVVVTGSGPHSGDAEVGYRFALDPAHVTRFHSVAVWLFLALLVTLTIFVWRTRPEVPHARRVVVVLLALTLAQGAIGYVQYFTGLPEILVGLHMLGAAALTAGAARVPGAFRTRSSLPA; this is encoded by the coding sequence GTGAGCACCCTGCCGACACCGACCGCACAGACCGCCAGATCGAGCCGACGGTCGTGGGCAGCCATCGTCCAGCGCTGGACCCGGCCTGCGATCATCGCGAACCTCGTCGGCCAGATCGCCATCGTCGGGACCGGAGGCGCGGTGCGCCTGACCGGTTCAGGCCTGGGGTGCTCGACCTGGCCCTTGTGCGAGCCTGGCGAGTTCACTCCGTCGTTCCACGACGCCTCCTCGATCCATCCCTTCATCGAGTTCGGCAACCGGACCCTCACCGGTGTGCTCGGGGTGCTCGCGATCGCGGTGGCGATCCTCGTATGGACCAATCGATCCCGATCGATGTCCTATCGGCTCTTGGGCCTCGCTCCCCTCGTCGGTGTGGTCGTCCAGGCGGTCATCGGTGGGATCACCGTCCTCGTCGACCTCCACCCCGCCATCGTCGGAGGGCACCTGCTCATCTCGATGGCGCTCGTCGCGGTCTCCGCGATCCTGCTCGACCGCGCCGCTGAAGGTGACGGCCCGCGTGTCCCGCTCGTCGCACCCCGCGTCCGCCGGCTCACCTGGCTGCTCGAGCTCGCCCTCGTCCCGGTGCTCGTGCTCGGCGTCGTCGTGACCGGCTCGGGCCCGCACTCGGGCGACGCCGAGGTCGGCTACCGCTTCGCTCTCGACCCGGCTCACGTCACACGGTTCCACTCGGTAGCCGTCTGGCTGTTCCTCGCTCTGCTCGTCACGCTCACGATCTTCGTCTGGCGGACCCGTCCGGAGGTACCGCACGCACGACGAGTCGTGGTCGTGCTGCTCGCCCTCACCCTCGCGCAGGGTGCGATCGGCTACGTGCAGTACTTCACCGGCCTCCCCGAGATCCTCGTCGGGCTCCACATGCTCGGCGCCGCGGCGCTGACAGCCGGCGCCGCACGGGTTCCCGGAGCGTTTCGCACCCGCTCGTCGCTCCCTGCCTGA
- a CDS encoding ABC transporter permease: MTSSTPPSDQPTASRPVLPPSTAGAAPARRRVLAQATFEAKTILRNGEQLMVTILLPVMALVGLSQTSIIDFDTGGRSRIDFITPGVIALAVMSAAFTSQAIATAFDRRNGVLRLMATTPLGRDGLLTAKIIGVLTVEAVQVVVISAVALGLGWRPDLAGIPLALLSVLLGTAAFTSLAMLLAGTLRAEGVLAIANIVLVLLTVLGAVLIPAEQLPDALRHAALLLPSGALGEAVRGSFFDGSIPAFSLVVLVAWTVGLGWGAGKLFKWD; encoded by the coding sequence ATGACCTCGTCCACGCCGCCGAGCGACCAGCCCACAGCATCCCGGCCTGTTCTGCCCCCCAGCACCGCCGGCGCAGCGCCCGCGCGACGCAGGGTGCTCGCGCAGGCGACCTTCGAGGCGAAGACGATCCTGCGCAACGGCGAGCAGCTCATGGTGACGATCCTGCTCCCCGTCATGGCGCTCGTCGGGCTCTCGCAGACCTCGATCATCGACTTCGACACGGGCGGACGCTCCCGTATCGACTTCATCACACCGGGCGTCATCGCACTCGCAGTCATGAGTGCCGCCTTCACGTCCCAGGCGATCGCGACAGCCTTCGACCGACGCAACGGTGTGCTCCGCCTCATGGCCACGACACCGCTGGGCCGTGACGGTCTGCTCACCGCGAAGATCATCGGGGTGCTCACCGTCGAGGCGGTCCAGGTCGTCGTGATCTCGGCGGTCGCCCTCGGGCTGGGGTGGCGCCCGGACCTGGCCGGCATCCCGCTCGCGCTGCTCTCGGTGCTCCTGGGCACCGCGGCGTTCACCTCCCTCGCGATGCTGCTCGCCGGGACGCTGCGCGCCGAGGGTGTGCTCGCCATCGCGAACATCGTGCTCGTGCTGCTCACCGTCCTGGGCGCAGTGCTCATCCCCGCCGAGCAGCTGCCCGACGCCCTGCGCCACGCAGCTCTGCTGCTGCCCTCCGGCGCTCTCGGGGAAGCCGTGCGGGGCTCGTTCTTCGACGGCTCGATCCCGGCCTTCTCGCTCGTCGTCCTCGTCGCCTGGACCGTCGGGCTCGGCTGGGGTGCGGGCAAGCTCTTCAAGTGGGACTGA